The following proteins come from a genomic window of Malus domestica chromosome 02, GDT2T_hap1:
- the LOC103426545 gene encoding type I inositol polyphosphate 5-phosphatase 12-like isoform X1 — protein MEDRSEDDDRDALAGLSNAPPPRKSHSLSQQLRATSAQKRHHQLRKHSLDDVSVFPKSVHNNNNVDYYDSSDDDFFPYSTSNSTITTTTTSNAVGVGDHDVYVGTTHSQRLDQSLCMEAGDDPDGNRECQPLAEFIGSGGGTGIFKVPTRASVHPGRPPCLELRPHPLRETQVGRFLRTIACTNTQLWAGQEGGVRVWNLKGVFEPGFGIGGRVMRGDEDAAPYYESANTSPTHCLMVDTGNRLIWTGHKDGKIRSWKMDQSLDASTPFKEGLSWQAHRAPVLALVFTAYGDMWSGSEGGVIKIWPWETIEKSLSLKPEERHMAALLVERSGIDLRSQVTVNGVCSISSQDVKCLLSDDFRAKVWCSGSMSFSLWDARTRELVKVFNVEGQMENRVDMSAVQQDQAVEDEMKVKFVSTSKKEKSGGFLQRSRNAIMGAADAVRRVATRGAGAFVEESKKTEALVLTADGMIWSGCTNGLLVQWDGNGNRVQDFNHHSSGVQCFCTLGTRIYVGYVSGMIQVLDLEGNLIAGWVAHSSPVIKLAVGTGFVYSLATHGGIRGWNIKSPGPTDNLIRTELAAKESVYTKSDNVRILVGTWNVGQGRASQDALISWLGSAVPDVGIVVVGLQEVEMGAGFLAMSAAKETVGLEGSSVGNWWLDNIGKALEEGKTFERMGSRQLAGLLISLWVRKNLRKHVGDIDAGAVPCGFGRAIGNKGGVGLRIRVYDRIMCFVNCHLAAHLEAVSRRNADFDHIYRNMVFTRSSLLNTAAGMLPYLFLSCSLAFSAYLFWLLYSSGLPWVLSLAAGVSTSVNMARAPNAVSSNTEDVRPELAEADMVVFLGDFNYRLFGISYDEARDFVSQRCFDWLREKDQLRAEMKAGKVFQGMREALIRFPPTYKFEKHQAGLAGYDSGEKKRIPAWCDRIIYRDNRPSPVAECSLECPVVSSIIQYEACMDVTDSDHKPVRCKLSLQIAHVDRSVRRKEFGEIIKSNQNIRSMLEESNYVPETILNTNNIILQNQDTSILRITNTCVKDTAVFKIICEGQSTVKEDEEEPDYRPRGAHGFPRWLEITPAAGMIKPEECVEVSVHHEEFHTLEEFVDGIPQNWWCEDTRDKEVILMLSVQGSCSAQTYSHRVRVRHCFSAKTVRMDSKSNSSRRGQGSPVHRSEVRQLNIPSQINLK, from the exons ATGGAGGACAGAAGTGAAGACGACGACAGGGACGCATTGGCGGGGCTAAGCAACGCCCCTCCACCCCGCAAGTCACATTCATTAAGCCAGCAGCTCCGTGCAACCTCCGCCCAAAAACGCCACCACCAATTACGAAAGCATAGCCTCGACGACGTCAGCGTCTTCCCCAAGAGCGTTCATAACAATAATAATGTCGACTACTACGACTCTTCTGACGACGATTTCTTTCCTTACTCCACCTCTAACAGCACCATCACCACGACAACCACTAGTAATGCTGTTGGCGTTGGTGATCACGACGTGTACGTGGGCACCACTCACTCCCAGAGGCTGGACCAAAGCCTCTGCATGGAGGCTGGTGATGATCCTGATGGCAACAGGGAATGCCAGCCGTTGGCCGAATTTATTGGCAGCGGCGGTGGCACTGGCATCTTCAAGGTTCCAACTCGCGCATCCGTCCATCCTGGTCGTCCCCCCTGCTTGGAGCTGAGACCCCACCCTCTCAGGGAGACCCAGGTCGGCAGGTTCCTCAGGACCATTGCCTGCACCAACACCCAGCTGTGGGCTGGCCAGGAGGGCGGAGTCAGGGTCTGGAATTTGAAGGGCGTCTTTGAACCTGGTTTTGGTATTGGTGGCAGGGTCATGAGGGGTGATGAGGATGCCGCCCCATACTATGAATCCGCCAACACCTCTCCCACCCATTGCCTCATGGTTGATACCGGCAATCGCTTGATTTGGACTGGCCATAAGGATGGTAAGATCAGGTCTTGGAAGATGGATCAGTCTTTGGATGCTTCTACTCCTTTTAAGGAAGGTCTGTCCTGGCAGGCCCACCGCGCTCCTGTTCTCGCATTGGTTTTCACTGCTTACG GTGATATGTGGTCAGGTTCTGAGGGTGGTGTTATTAAAATCTGGCCATGGGAAACCATagaaaaatctctctctctaaaaccagAGGAAAGGCATATGGCAGCTTTACTGGTGGAGAGGTCAGGCATTGACCTGAGGAGCCAAGTTACTGTGAATGGCGTCTGTAGTATATCTTCTCAAGATGTCAAGTGTTTGCTATCTGATGATTTTAGAGCTAAAGTTTGGTGTAGCGGATctatgtccttctccttgtg GGATGCTCGTACAAGAGAGCTTGTGAAAGTCTTTAATGTAGAAGGTCAGATGGAGAATCGAGTTGACATGTCAGCAGTGCAGCAAGATCAAGCAGTAGAAGATGAGATGAAGGTAAAATTTGTTTCAACATCGAAAAAGGAGAAATCCGGGGGCTTTTTACAACGGTCGCGTAATGCTATAATGGGAGCTGCAGATGCTGTTCGTCGGGTTGCAACAAGAGGGGCAGGGGCATTTGTAGAAGAATCCAAGAAGACAGAAGCGTTAGTGCTAACTGCGGATGGCATGATATGGAGTGGATGCACAAATGGTTTACTGGTTCAGTGGGATGGAAATGGTAACCGTGTGCAAGATTTTAATCACCATTCTTCTGGTGTCCAATGCTTTTGCACTCTCGGAACACGAATATATGTAGGCTATGTGAGTGGCATGATTCAGGTGTTGGATCTTGAGGGAAATCTGATTGCAGGATGGGTTGCACACAGTAGTCCAGTGATAAAACTGGCGGTTGGAACTGGTTTTGTTTATAGCTTGGCCACCCATGGTGGTATTCGCGGATGGAACATCAAATCTCCAGGACCTACTGACAACTTGATACGTACAGAATTGGCTGCAAAAGAAAGTGTATATACCAAAAGTGACAATGTTAGAATTTTAGTTGGCACATGGAATGTTGGTCAAGGAAGAGCATCTCAGGATGCACTAATATCATGGTTAGGCTCTGCTGTGCCGGATGTTGGCATTGTAGTTGTCGGGTTGCAAGAAGTAGAAATGGGCGCAGGCTTTCTTGCAATGTCTGCAGCAAAAGAAACT GTAGGGCTTGAAGGGAGTTCTGTTGGTAACTGGTGGCTTGATAACATAGGAAAGGCCTTAGAAGAAGGAAAAACTTTTGAACGTATGGGTTCTAGGCAGCTCGCAGGCTTGCTCATATCTCTTTG GGTAAGAAAGAATCTCAGAAAACATGTCGGGGATATTGATGCTGGAGCAGTTCCCTGTGGATTTGGTCGTGCCATTGGTAATAAG GGGGGTGTTGGTCTGAGAATCCGAGTCTATGATCGGATAATGTGCTTTGTGAACTGTCATTTGGCTGCACATTTGGAAGCTGTCAGTCGCCGTAATGCTGATTTTGATCACATTTATCGTAATATGGTCTTCACCCGGTCGTCTCTACTTAACACAGCAGCTGGTATGCTACCATACCTGTTTTTGTCTTGCTCCCTTGCCTTCTCTGCCTATTTATTTTGGCTGCTTTATTCTTCTGGCTTGCCATGGGTCCTCTCTCTTGCAGCTGGTGTCTCAACTTCTGTTAACATGGCTCGGGCTCCAAAT GCTGTCAGTAGCAACACTGAAGATGTAAGGCCCGAATTAGCAGAAGCAGATATGGTTGTTTTTCTCGGTGATTTCAATTATCGGCTTTTTGGCATATCTTATGATGAAGCAAGGGACTTCGTTTCGCAAAGATGCTTTGATTGGCTCAGAGAAAAAGATCAGCTCAGAGCAGAGATGAAAGCCGGGAAAGTTTTCCAAGGGATGCGTGAGGCACTCATCAGATTCCCTCCAACATACAAGTTTGAAAAGCACCAAGCAGGTTTAGCAG GATATGATTCTGGTGAGAAGAAACGTATTCCTGCATGGTGTGATAGAATAATATATCGTGACAATCGGCCATCACCAGTTGCTGAGTGCAGTTTAGAGTGCCCTGTAGTCTCGTCAATTATACA GTATGAGGCATGCATGGATGTGACTGACAGTGATCACAAACCTGTCCGGTGTAAACTAAGTTTACAAATTGCGCACGTTGATAGATCAGTAAGGAGAAAGGAGTTTGGGGAAATTATAAAGTCCAATCAGAATATCAGGTCTATGCTTGAAGAATCAAATTATGTTCCAGAAACTATTTTGAACACCAACAACATAATCCTTCAAAATCAGGACACGTCCATTTTGCGTATCACTAATACATGTGTAAAGGATACGGCCGTATTTAAAATCATCTGTGAAGGTCAGTCCACCGtcaaggaggatgaggaagagccTGACTATCGCCCGAGAGGTGCCCATGGGTTTCCTCGATGGCTTGAG ATCACACCAGCAGCGGGCATGATCAAACCTGAGGAGTGTGTGGAGGTCTCAGTTCATCATGAAGAGTTTCATACCTTGGAAGAATTTGTTGATGGCATCCCTCAAAATTGGTGGTGCGAAGACACCCGCGACAAGGAAGTGATTTTAATGTTGAGTGTCCAAGGTAGTTGCTCAGCTCAAACATATAGTCACAGAGTTCGTGTACGGCATTGCTTCTCAGCCAAGACAGTCCGCATGGACTCAAAATCCAACAGCTCTAGGAGAGGCCAGGGAAGTCCAGTTCACAGGTCTGAAGTTCGGCAACTTAACATACCAAGCCAAATCAACTTGAAATAA
- the LOC103426545 gene encoding type I inositol polyphosphate 5-phosphatase 12-like isoform X2 has translation MEDRSEDDDRDALAGLSNAPPPRKSHSLSQQLRATSAQKRHHQLRKHSLDDVSVFPKSVHNNNNVDYYDSSDDDFFPYSTSNSTITTTTTSNAVGVGDHDVYVGTTHSQRLDQSLCMEAGDDPDGNRECQPLAEFIGSGGGTGIFKVPTRASVHPGRPPCLELRPHPLRETQVGRFLRTIACTNTQLWAGQEGGVRVWNLKGVFEPGFGIGGRVMRGDEDAAPYYESANTSPTHCLMVDTGNRLIWTGHKDGKIRSWKMDQSLDASTPFKEGLSWQAHRAPVLALVFTAYGDMWSGSEGGVIKIWPWETIEKSLSLKPEERHMAALLVERSGIDLRSQVTVNGVCSISSQDVKCLLSDDFRAKVWCSGSMSFSLWDARTRELVKVFNVEGQMENRVDMSAVQQDQAVEDEMKVKFVSTSKKEKSGGFLQRSRNAIMGAADAVRRVATRGAGAFVEESKKTEALVLTADGMIWSGCTNGLLVQWDGNGNRVQDFNHHSSGVQCFCTLGTRIYVGYVSGMIQVLDLEGNLIAGWVAHSSPVIKLAVGTGFVYSLATHGGIRGWNIKSPGPTDNLIRTELAAKESVYTKSDNVRILVGTWNVGQGRASQDALISWLGSAVPDVGIVVVGLQEVEMGAGFLAMSAAKETVGLEGSSVGNWWLDNIGKALEEGKTFERMGSRQLAGLLISLWVRKNLRKHVGDIDAGAVPCGFGRAIGNKGGVGLRIRVYDRIMCFVNCHLAAHLEAVSRRNADFDHIYRNMVFTRSSLLNTAAAGVSTSVNMARAPNAVSSNTEDVRPELAEADMVVFLGDFNYRLFGISYDEARDFVSQRCFDWLREKDQLRAEMKAGKVFQGMREALIRFPPTYKFEKHQAGLAGYDSGEKKRIPAWCDRIIYRDNRPSPVAECSLECPVVSSIIQYEACMDVTDSDHKPVRCKLSLQIAHVDRSVRRKEFGEIIKSNQNIRSMLEESNYVPETILNTNNIILQNQDTSILRITNTCVKDTAVFKIICEGQSTVKEDEEEPDYRPRGAHGFPRWLEITPAAGMIKPEECVEVSVHHEEFHTLEEFVDGIPQNWWCEDTRDKEVILMLSVQGSCSAQTYSHRVRVRHCFSAKTVRMDSKSNSSRRGQGSPVHRSEVRQLNIPSQINLK, from the exons ATGGAGGACAGAAGTGAAGACGACGACAGGGACGCATTGGCGGGGCTAAGCAACGCCCCTCCACCCCGCAAGTCACATTCATTAAGCCAGCAGCTCCGTGCAACCTCCGCCCAAAAACGCCACCACCAATTACGAAAGCATAGCCTCGACGACGTCAGCGTCTTCCCCAAGAGCGTTCATAACAATAATAATGTCGACTACTACGACTCTTCTGACGACGATTTCTTTCCTTACTCCACCTCTAACAGCACCATCACCACGACAACCACTAGTAATGCTGTTGGCGTTGGTGATCACGACGTGTACGTGGGCACCACTCACTCCCAGAGGCTGGACCAAAGCCTCTGCATGGAGGCTGGTGATGATCCTGATGGCAACAGGGAATGCCAGCCGTTGGCCGAATTTATTGGCAGCGGCGGTGGCACTGGCATCTTCAAGGTTCCAACTCGCGCATCCGTCCATCCTGGTCGTCCCCCCTGCTTGGAGCTGAGACCCCACCCTCTCAGGGAGACCCAGGTCGGCAGGTTCCTCAGGACCATTGCCTGCACCAACACCCAGCTGTGGGCTGGCCAGGAGGGCGGAGTCAGGGTCTGGAATTTGAAGGGCGTCTTTGAACCTGGTTTTGGTATTGGTGGCAGGGTCATGAGGGGTGATGAGGATGCCGCCCCATACTATGAATCCGCCAACACCTCTCCCACCCATTGCCTCATGGTTGATACCGGCAATCGCTTGATTTGGACTGGCCATAAGGATGGTAAGATCAGGTCTTGGAAGATGGATCAGTCTTTGGATGCTTCTACTCCTTTTAAGGAAGGTCTGTCCTGGCAGGCCCACCGCGCTCCTGTTCTCGCATTGGTTTTCACTGCTTACG GTGATATGTGGTCAGGTTCTGAGGGTGGTGTTATTAAAATCTGGCCATGGGAAACCATagaaaaatctctctctctaaaaccagAGGAAAGGCATATGGCAGCTTTACTGGTGGAGAGGTCAGGCATTGACCTGAGGAGCCAAGTTACTGTGAATGGCGTCTGTAGTATATCTTCTCAAGATGTCAAGTGTTTGCTATCTGATGATTTTAGAGCTAAAGTTTGGTGTAGCGGATctatgtccttctccttgtg GGATGCTCGTACAAGAGAGCTTGTGAAAGTCTTTAATGTAGAAGGTCAGATGGAGAATCGAGTTGACATGTCAGCAGTGCAGCAAGATCAAGCAGTAGAAGATGAGATGAAGGTAAAATTTGTTTCAACATCGAAAAAGGAGAAATCCGGGGGCTTTTTACAACGGTCGCGTAATGCTATAATGGGAGCTGCAGATGCTGTTCGTCGGGTTGCAACAAGAGGGGCAGGGGCATTTGTAGAAGAATCCAAGAAGACAGAAGCGTTAGTGCTAACTGCGGATGGCATGATATGGAGTGGATGCACAAATGGTTTACTGGTTCAGTGGGATGGAAATGGTAACCGTGTGCAAGATTTTAATCACCATTCTTCTGGTGTCCAATGCTTTTGCACTCTCGGAACACGAATATATGTAGGCTATGTGAGTGGCATGATTCAGGTGTTGGATCTTGAGGGAAATCTGATTGCAGGATGGGTTGCACACAGTAGTCCAGTGATAAAACTGGCGGTTGGAACTGGTTTTGTTTATAGCTTGGCCACCCATGGTGGTATTCGCGGATGGAACATCAAATCTCCAGGACCTACTGACAACTTGATACGTACAGAATTGGCTGCAAAAGAAAGTGTATATACCAAAAGTGACAATGTTAGAATTTTAGTTGGCACATGGAATGTTGGTCAAGGAAGAGCATCTCAGGATGCACTAATATCATGGTTAGGCTCTGCTGTGCCGGATGTTGGCATTGTAGTTGTCGGGTTGCAAGAAGTAGAAATGGGCGCAGGCTTTCTTGCAATGTCTGCAGCAAAAGAAACT GTAGGGCTTGAAGGGAGTTCTGTTGGTAACTGGTGGCTTGATAACATAGGAAAGGCCTTAGAAGAAGGAAAAACTTTTGAACGTATGGGTTCTAGGCAGCTCGCAGGCTTGCTCATATCTCTTTG GGTAAGAAAGAATCTCAGAAAACATGTCGGGGATATTGATGCTGGAGCAGTTCCCTGTGGATTTGGTCGTGCCATTGGTAATAAG GGGGGTGTTGGTCTGAGAATCCGAGTCTATGATCGGATAATGTGCTTTGTGAACTGTCATTTGGCTGCACATTTGGAAGCTGTCAGTCGCCGTAATGCTGATTTTGATCACATTTATCGTAATATGGTCTTCACCCGGTCGTCTCTACTTAACACAGCAGCTG CTGGTGTCTCAACTTCTGTTAACATGGCTCGGGCTCCAAAT GCTGTCAGTAGCAACACTGAAGATGTAAGGCCCGAATTAGCAGAAGCAGATATGGTTGTTTTTCTCGGTGATTTCAATTATCGGCTTTTTGGCATATCTTATGATGAAGCAAGGGACTTCGTTTCGCAAAGATGCTTTGATTGGCTCAGAGAAAAAGATCAGCTCAGAGCAGAGATGAAAGCCGGGAAAGTTTTCCAAGGGATGCGTGAGGCACTCATCAGATTCCCTCCAACATACAAGTTTGAAAAGCACCAAGCAGGTTTAGCAG GATATGATTCTGGTGAGAAGAAACGTATTCCTGCATGGTGTGATAGAATAATATATCGTGACAATCGGCCATCACCAGTTGCTGAGTGCAGTTTAGAGTGCCCTGTAGTCTCGTCAATTATACA GTATGAGGCATGCATGGATGTGACTGACAGTGATCACAAACCTGTCCGGTGTAAACTAAGTTTACAAATTGCGCACGTTGATAGATCAGTAAGGAGAAAGGAGTTTGGGGAAATTATAAAGTCCAATCAGAATATCAGGTCTATGCTTGAAGAATCAAATTATGTTCCAGAAACTATTTTGAACACCAACAACATAATCCTTCAAAATCAGGACACGTCCATTTTGCGTATCACTAATACATGTGTAAAGGATACGGCCGTATTTAAAATCATCTGTGAAGGTCAGTCCACCGtcaaggaggatgaggaagagccTGACTATCGCCCGAGAGGTGCCCATGGGTTTCCTCGATGGCTTGAG ATCACACCAGCAGCGGGCATGATCAAACCTGAGGAGTGTGTGGAGGTCTCAGTTCATCATGAAGAGTTTCATACCTTGGAAGAATTTGTTGATGGCATCCCTCAAAATTGGTGGTGCGAAGACACCCGCGACAAGGAAGTGATTTTAATGTTGAGTGTCCAAGGTAGTTGCTCAGCTCAAACATATAGTCACAGAGTTCGTGTACGGCATTGCTTCTCAGCCAAGACAGTCCGCATGGACTCAAAATCCAACAGCTCTAGGAGAGGCCAGGGAAGTCCAGTTCACAGGTCTGAAGTTCGGCAACTTAACATACCAAGCCAAATCAACTTGAAATAA
- the LOC103426546 gene encoding ankyrin repeat-containing protein At5g02620-like, giving the protein MERQSSFQSARMEKLPSFSGAIEQQSSSRGVMEKQKSFRGFMEKQKSFRMVMEKQLSFIGGERRRSKESPGKRGDSQLHLAARAGNLVRVREILQNCNSNESIGLLSKTNQEGETPLYASAENGHALVVGEMLRHMDLQTASIAARNGYDPFHIAVRQGHLEVLKELLHVFPNLAMTTDLSNSTALHTAATQGHIDIVNLLLETDSNLAKIARNNGKTVLHSAARMGHLEVVKSLLRKDPSAAFRTDLKGQTALHMAVKGHNEEIVLELLKPDPSVLTVEDNKGNNALHTATRKGHIQNVRLLLSINKEGSNINASNKAGESPLDIAEKYGSPELVAVLKEAGATNSKDQGKPANPAKQLKQTVSDIKHDVQSQLQQTRQTGARVQNIAKKLKKLHISGLNNAINSATVVAVLIATVAFAAIFTIPGQYVEDETPGLTLGQAHIANNAAFIIFFVFDSLALFISLAVVVVQTSVVVIEQKAKKQLVFVINKLMWLACLFISIAFISLTYVVVGTHSRWLAVYATVIGSTIMLTTIGSMCYCVILHRMEECKMRNIRRAESKSRSFSMSMASEHEVLNSEYKRMYAL; this is encoded by the exons ATGGAGAGGCAGAGCAGTTTTCAGTCTGCAAGGATGGAAAAACTACCTAGTTTCAGTGGGGCAATCGAGCAGCAGTCAAGTTCTCGAGGGGTGATGGAGAAACAGAAGAGTTTTCGTGGGTTTATGGAGAAGCAGAAGAGTTTTCGGATGGTTATGGAGAAGCAGCTGAGCTTTATTGGTGGTGAACGGAGGAGGAGCAAGGAGTCACCGGGTAAAAGAGGTGACTCTCAACTCCATTTGGCGGCTCGAGCAGGGAATTTAGTTAGAGTCAGAGAAATTCTTCAGAACTGTAACAGCAATGAGTCAATTGGTTTATTGTCAAAGACAAACCAGGAGGGAGAGACCCCCCTCTATGCCTCAGCGGAGAATGGGCATGCTTTGGTTGTTGGGGAAATGTTGAGGCATATGGACCTTCAAACTGCATCAATTGCCGCCAGAAATGGCTACGATCCATTCCACATTGCTGTAAGACAGGGCCATCTTG AGGTGTTGAAAGAACTTCTGCACGTGTTCCCGAACTTGGCTATGACAACAGATTTATCCAATTCAACTGCCTTACACACGGCTGCTACTCAGGGGCATATTGATATTGTAAATCTCCTTTTggaaactgactcaaatctcGCCAAGATTGCCCGCAATAATGGTAAGACTGTGCTTCATTCAGCAGCAAGGATGGGGCACTTGGAAGTAGTCAAGTCCCTACTAAGAAAGGATCCAAGCGCTGCTTTTAGAACTGACCTGAAAGGTCAAACTGCGTTGCACATGGCTGTAAAAGGGCACAATGAGGAGATTGTGCTGGAGTTGCTGAAACCTGACCCCTCAGTTTTGACTGTGGAAGATAACAAGGGAAACAACGCATTGCATACTGCCACAAGGAAGGGCCATATTCAG AATGTACGCCTTCTGTTGTCCATTAATAAAGAGGGTAGTAACATCAATGCAAGCAACAAGGCTGGAGAGAGCCCACTTGACATTGCAGAAAAATATGGGAGTCCAGAACTTGTGGCTGTGTTAAAGGAAGCAGGGGCCACCAATTCTAAAGACCAAGGAAAACCTGCAAATCCAGCCAAGCAGCTGAAGCAGACCGTGAGTGACATAAAGCACGATGTCCAGTCCCAACTTCAACAGACCCGCCAAACTGGTGCCAGAGTCCAGAATATTgcaaaaaagttgaaaaagcTCCACATTAGTGGCCTCAACAATGCTATAAACTCTGCCACAGTTGTTGCCGTTCTGATTGCCACTGTTGCTTTTGCAGCCATCTTCACTATTCCTGGCCAGTATGTTGAGGACGAAACACCAGGGCTTACGCTTGGACAAGCACACATAGCAAATAATGCTGCTTTCATCATCTTTTTTGTGTTTGACAGCCTGGCACTCTTCATCTCCCTGGCTGTTGTTGTAGTCCAGACATCTGTGGTTGTGATTGAGCAGAAGGCAAAAAAGCAGCTTGTATTTGTGATCAACAAGCTCATGTGGCTAGCTTGCCTCTTCATTTCGATCGCTTTTATTTCTCTGACGTATGTGGTGGTGGGCACGCACTCAAGGTGGCTTGCTGTGTACGCAACAGTTATAGGCAGCACAATCATGCTTACTACCATTGGCTCCATGTGCTATTGTGTCATTTTACATAGAATGGAAGAGTGCAAAATGAGGAACATTCGGAGAGCTGAGAGTAAGTCTCGTTCATTCTCTATGTCTATGGCATCAGAACATGAAGTTTTGAACAGCGAGTATAAGCGGATGTATGCGCTTTAA
- the LOC103406675 gene encoding polygalacturonase-like encodes MAYTSSFCGNIHNYCVAAVLLFFSSMSLSQSSNAAAVSYNVMKFGARADGTTDSTQAFVKAWASACSSGQGNAVMYIPKGRFLLKAVVFRGPCKTGQVTVQIDGTLVAPTDYRALGNSGYWILFIKVTGLRVLGGSLDARGAAFWACRKSGKSCPVGARSITFNWANSVLVNGLTSINSQATHLVVNSCNNVVVRNVKLIAPSESPNTDGIHVQSSTGVTITGSILQTGDDCIAIGPGTRNLHMSNIKCGPGHGVSIGSLGRNLKEDGVQNVTLTNAVFSGSDNGVRIKSWARPSTGFVRNIIFQNIVMRNVKNPIIIDQSYCPHNQGCPSKSSGVTISQVTYRNIQGTSRTAEAVTFDCSPSTPCTGIRLQDIKLTYLNKVATSSCKNIRGTSTGLLMPDPCI; translated from the exons ATGGCTTATACATCAAGCTTCTGCGGCAATATTCATAATTATTGTGTAGCAGCTGTACTGCTGTTTTTCTCGAGCATGTCGTTGTCGCAGTCATCCAACGCAGCGGCAGTTAGCTACAATGTGATGAAGTTTGGTGCACGAGCAGATGGGACGACGGACTCGACGCAAGCATTCGTCAAGGCATGGGCGTCGGCGTGCAGCTCCGGCCAGGGCAATGCTGTCATGTACATCCCCAAAGGAAGGTTCTTGTTGAAGGCTGTGGTGTTTAGAGGTCCATGCAAGACCGGACAAGTTACAGTTCAAATAGACGGAACCCTTGTAGCCCCCACAGACTATAGGGCTTTGGGAAACTCAGGCTACTGGATTTTATTCATTAAGGTTACCGGACTTAGGGTCCTCGGTGGTTCCCTCGACGCCAGGGGGGCTGCATTTTGGGCTTGCAGGAAATCCGGCAAGAGTTGTCCTGTTGGAGCTAGG TCTATAACGTTCAACTGGGCAAACAGCGTTCTGGTAAATGGCTTAACATCGATCAACAGTCAGGCAACCCACCTTGTAGTCAACAGCTGCAACAATGTGGTCGTTCGAAACGTGAAGCTGATCGCTCCGAGCGAAAGCCCCAACACAGATGGTATTCATGTGCAGAGCTCTACCGGTGTCACCATAACCGGCAGCATCTTGCAAACCGGTGACGATTGCATAGCAATCGGTCCCGGCACCAGAAACCTCCATATGAGCAACATCAAGTGTGGTCCAGGCCATGGTGTAAG CATTGGAAGCCTAGGCAGGAATCTCAAGGAAGATGGTGTCCAAAATGTAACCCTAACGAATGCAGTGTTCAGTGGATCAGACAATGGAGTACGAATAAAGTCATGGGCCAGGCCCAGCACTGGCTTCGTTAGGAACATAATCTTCCAAAACATCGTCATGAGAAACGTGAAAAACCCCATCATCATTGACCAGAGCTATTGCCCCCATAACCAAGGCTGTCCTTCTAAG AGTTCAGGTGTGACGATCAGTCAAGTGACGTACAGAAACATACAAGGGACGTCGCGAACGGCAGAGGCAGTAACGTTCGACTGCAGCCCTAGCACTCCATGTACTGGGATCAGATTGCAAGATATCAAGCTTACGTATCTGAATAAGGTTGCCACGTCATCGTGCAAAAACATTAGGGGAACCAGCACTGGACTGCTTATGCCAGATCCTTGCATATAG